Below is a window of Desulfomicrobium macestii DNA.
CCAAGGACGGCATCCTGGGGCAGGAGGTCCGTGGATTTGCCCACGGGCACGGATTCGCCGGTCAGGGCCGATTCGTCCACGCGCAGATCCTTGATGGCCACGAGGCGCAGGTCGGCCGGAACCTTGTCGCCCGACCGCAGAATCACGATGTCTCCGGGCACGAGCTCGGAAGCCGCCACGCGCCTAGTGGCGCCCGAACGAATGACCACCGCCTCGGTGATCATGGAATTGGCAAGGGCTTCGAGCGCCCCGGCCGCCTTGGCTTCCTGGATGTAGCCGACGATGGCGTTGACCAGGACCACGCCTATGATGACTCCTGAATCCACCACTTCCCCGAGGGCCGCGGTTATTATTCCGGCCGCGATGAGGATGTAGACTAGGGGCTGGTGGAACTGGAGCAGAAAGCGTTCGAGCTTGGTTTTGCCCCGGCGCGTGGTCAGGGCATTGGGGCCGAATTCGTCGGTCCGCCACTTGATCTGCAAGGTATCAAGGCCCTTGCCCGGGTCAACCTGAAAAGTTTCGAGAACATCCTTGGAAGGCAGGTGATGCCAGAGTTTTCCGCTAAAACAGTCCATATGGAGCGCTCCTCGTGTTTGTGATGGTACAGGACAATATGGTATCGTCGGGTTTGGGAAGTCGAGTGTTTACTGAGTAGAGCACATAATGGCAAACATGAACTACCCACAACTATGCATTACGCATTGATGGGGTTTCGTGCTTCGACGGGATTGCTCGGCTTTAGGGCCGAGTCTGACATCCCTCCACACCGCGGACGGTTCCCGCCCGGCCAGGGCGAGGCCCCGGAAAAGTATATTGATGGCGGCGTTCTGATCACGATCCATGACCAGTCCACAATGGGGGCAGTTATGAATGCGATCGGAAAGGGTCTTTAGAACCGTTTCTCCGCATCGACTGCAGTCCTGTGTCGTGCCCCTGGGGTTCACTCTTACAAACTGGCAACCAGCTTCTTCCGCTTTGTAGCCGAGTATTATCAGGAAACGTCCGAGGGCAGCGTCAGCCATGGACTTGTTTAGTCCACGCTTCCACATTCCACCTTTTGCCATCATGTTTTTGACCGCAAGGTCTTCCACGGCCAGGAATGACGTGGTGGACACGATCTTGGCCGCGGTCTTGTCTAAATAGTCCTTGCGCCGGTTCGCGACGCGCCCGTGGATGCGCGACAGTTCGCGCACAGCTTTTCTGCGATTCGCGGAGCCTTTCATCTTCCGCGAGATGCTACGGCTGGCGGCCTTGATCATGGCCACGTCCTCATTGAGATGGCGTTTGCGCAGGATCTCGGTGCCATCGGCCAAGACACCAAGCGATTTAAGCCCAGCGTCAAGGCCGGTCATGGACTCTGGATCCTCGGCTACGGGCCTGGCAAGCGCGGACAGCGTCGTGTGATAGGTGATGGTCGTGTACCATTTACCCCAGTTTCTACGGATCGTGCAGCAGGTCATCTGCTTTCGATCCAGCCCTAGGAGATTCACTCGACACGTCCCTCTAAGCTTGATGTGGCCCAAGTTGGTCACGGCAAGAACGCCGCGGCCGCTGCTGAGTTCCGTCAGCTTCCAGCCCGCAACGCAGGGATAGGTAAAGCTGTCGAAACGATCCTTTGCCTTGAAGCGTGGATACCCGGGCTTCTGGCCGCTTTTCAGGCGGCGGAAGAAAGCTTTGAACCCTCGGTCCACGCGCCTGACGGTCTCCTGAAGGGCGTGAGAACCAAGCGGCAAGTACCATGGCTTCTCCTCCTTCATGGCGGGCAGCGCGTTCTGCTGCTCGTTGTAGGAGACGGAACGCTTCCCCTCGCACCAGGCGTCCCGGCGCTCGGCGAGGCTCTGGTTGTAGAGCAGTCGATGCAACTCAAGCCAGGACTCAAGCTGCCTGGCTTGCTTGGCTGTTGGATACAGCCTCAGTGTGCAATTTCTTATTGCCTTCGACATGATAAAACTATATACAGTTATCTATGGAAAAGTCAATACTAAACACATATTCTCACTGCTCTTTCAGGATATTTTATCACATAGTTTTTGTGACAAAATACCGGAGGCCGGCACTGACCGACGCCATGCGCGATCGCCTGAAAGAGTTATTCGGTCGCATCTGCGACAACGCCAAGTGCATTCTGGTCGAAATGGACGGCGAGGCGGACCACGTCCACCTGCTTGTGGATGCGAGCCCGAACGTCCAGCCGTCGCGGCTCGTGAATACGCTCAAGACCATCAGCTCCCGAGAGCTGCGCAAGGAATTCGCAGTGGAGTTGGCGAGACACTATTGGAAGCCAGTCCTGTG
It encodes the following:
- the tnpA gene encoding IS200/IS605 family transposase gives rise to the protein MEKSILNTYSHCSFRIFYHIVFVTKYRRPALTDAMRDRLKELFGRICDNAKCILVEMDGEADHVHLLVDASPNVQPSRLVNTLKTISSRELRKEFAVELARHYWKPVLWSRAYCVLSAGGAPLDVIRKYIQNQGKDAE
- a CDS encoding RNA-guided endonuclease InsQ/TnpB family protein, coding for MSKAIRNCTLRLYPTAKQARQLESWLELHRLLYNQSLAERRDAWCEGKRSVSYNEQQNALPAMKEEKPWYLPLGSHALQETVRRVDRGFKAFFRRLKSGQKPGYPRFKAKDRFDSFTYPCVAGWKLTELSSGRGVLAVTNLGHIKLRGTCRVNLLGLDRKQMTCCTIRRNWGKWYTTITYHTTLSALARPVAEDPESMTGLDAGLKSLGVLADGTEILRKRHLNEDVAMIKAASRSISRKMKGSANRRKAVRELSRIHGRVANRRKDYLDKTAAKIVSTTSFLAVEDLAVKNMMAKGGMWKRGLNKSMADAALGRFLIILGYKAEEAGCQFVRVNPRGTTQDCSRCGETVLKTLSDRIHNCPHCGLVMDRDQNAAINILFRGLALAGREPSAVWRDVRLGPKAEQSRRSTKPHQCVMHSCG